From Nicotiana tabacum cultivar K326 chromosome 15, ASM71507v2, whole genome shotgun sequence, the proteins below share one genomic window:
- the LOC142169667 gene encoding uncharacterized protein LOC142169667 codes for MSAYTVHLISLLGQLKYIFQKPIPIRKLAKWKILHSEFDIVFITQKAIKGQALAYRLTENPIDGDYETLTMYFLDEEVLFAGEHIAESYPRWRMFFNRAANFKGVGIGAVLISESGQHYAALAKIRFPCTNNMTEYEAFFLGIKMAVDMNVKEHLFIGDFELLIHKVQGEWSTKNVKILMYLHYVKELCKKFTKIKFEHMKSQMVNYGITTSEDSSQPENTRSMLLMTTMRTSAGVMPYMLVYGTEAVIPAELEIQSLRVIQEAKLDDVE; via the exons ATGTCAGCATACACTGTGCATCTGATATCTCTGCTCGGCCAGctcaagtacatcttccagaagccgaTACCTATCAGAAAGCTAGCTAAATGGAAAATTCTCCatagtgaatttgacattgtgttCATAACTCAAAAGGCTATCAAGGGGCAAGCTTTAGCCTATCGTCTCACAGAGAATCCGATCGATGGGGATTACGAGACACTCACTATGTATTTTCTCGATGAAGAAGTATTATTTGCTGGAGAACATATTGCAGAATCATACCCTagatggagaatgtttttcaatAGAGCAGCAAACTTTAAAGGAGTCGGAATTGGGGCAGTCCTGATTTCGGAATCTGGACAGCACTATGCAGCATTGGCAAAGATAAGGTTcccttgtaccaataatatgACTGAATACGAAGCGTTCTTCCTTGGGATCAaaatggcagtcgacatgaacgtcAAAGAACACCTGTTCATAGGGGATTTTGAACTATTGATACACAAAGTCCAAGGGGAATGGTCCACCAAAAATGTCAAGATCCTTATGTACCTGCACTACGTGAAAGAGTTatgcaagaagttcacaaagatTAAGTTCGAGCAC ATGAAGAGCCAGATGGTAAACTATGGTATCACGACATCAGAAGATTCCTCGCAACCAGAGAATACTCGGAGTATGCTACTAATG ACAACCATGAGAACATCCGCCGGGGTAATGCCgtacatgttggtatatggcactgaagctgtGATACCTGCAGAACTTGAGATACAATCTTTAAGGGTCATTCAAGAGGCCAAGTTGGACGATGTAGAGTAG